TGGTCTACTACTACTGCGCACGTTGAATGAATCACATTGAATGTTGACTCTATCTACTTGGCAGGTTGATCTTGACGGAAACCTAGATCTTACGGTCATTAGTGTTTCTGGTTGTTTTTCGTATAATTTTCGAATGATTATTTTATGCGGAGTGGAGGAGTAGATAGTGAGATACGATGTACAGGAGAACAATCGTAATGTTGTCGTGCCACATGGGACTTAAATTAGGTTCACTAAACGAAAAACATGAACACGTGATTTACTGACATTGTTGCACATGATGATGGGTTCACCTAGACAATTTAATTCTGAGAGGAAAAGGGTGGTGTTCTGTGGTGGTGGTGGCCCTAGTAGCTGTAACTAAACAGCGTTTTCCGGCAACTATAGGAACCTACACTGCAGGAGTGGCTTGTCGATTTTGGAAAAACGACAATAGGTGCATTTAGGTTTTTGAAAAGAGAACATAAATAGACGATGACTTTTTGTTCATGAGATGGACAGAGTTACCTCTACTTTGATATTTATGGTTACTTTTTAGTGCAAAGTCATTTTCTCGTACAACCTAGTACTGTAGCCTAGCTAGCTATAGGTTGATGTCAACTTGCATGGTATAGTAGCCTGATACTCTGATTCTCTAGGAGTGTATCTAGAATACGGTATgtttttttcctataaatatacGGCCATACGAATTGTCGGTTTCAAGTCTACTAGCAATACAGAATACGAGATTTTCGTTTTCAAGGCAATAACTTTGGCTATTGAATGGGCTGGTTACGCATGCTCACTGTAAATGGTGGAACAGAGAATTAGTAATGAATGGGAGAATATATTTTGATAGAGAAGTATCATGTGCAGTAATGTTATAATGATTTTGCGGATGAGTAAATGGTAATTTAAAGCTATTATAActtaccttcttttttttttacgtttGGAGATATATTGCGGATAAGTTGTGTGATATGCGCACTTGTTTTGTCTATTAAAATCAGTACACTGTGTCGAAACAAATGCGCGCGATGAACAAAAATGTTGTTACAATTTATGGTGATATTGTAATTGCATATAATTATTTTGTTGTCgattaatattaataataattataacaaatgTGGTTAGAATTTATGATTGGAAACGAGATTgtgaattcaaattgttgaatctAATTTTCATCCAACTCCGTCAGAATAGCTAGACAGTGTAATCTAATATCTGATCGTTCATGAGTACGGATGTCCAAGGTATATGTGCGTTATATGTGTTCCCATGCAATAGTATTGATAGCATTTAATGACTAACTCAATATCTTGGTGCCATAACTCGATCCGCGTAATTAGTTGTGATATGAGGGTAACTCGAGCTCTAGTGAAAACCATCGTATTGTTTTATTTTCTCCGATTTCTAATGCAATAATACTAAATTGAAATACAGTGGATTTGAACTAAATTTACCGGTGCACAAACTTGTATTGCAAAAAATGGGATGCCGTAAGAGTTAAGTCAAGAAACCTGATATTAAAAGGTAGAAACAGAATTGTTTGAGAGGAATTTTTTTAAATTGTATTTAAATCGAATGAAAAGTACAAGCTTAAAGCTTACATATTATAATATCAAACTCTCTAGCTAAAGCTAAAGCTTGATACTCTCCGAGAACATCATTAACTAGATAAATGGTAAATATGTAGACATTTTCTCGAAAGCTAAAGCTTGTATTATGGAGACTAACAGAATAGGTCAGTCTTGTGACAATTTTTTGGGATTTTCTTTTATTCCTAGACTAGGTAACCAAGTAGCGAATATCTTGGCAAAACATGTTAGATCTTTAAATTCAAGTCTTGAATGGGGAGTTTATCCTCCAATTTGTAGTAGAAACCAAATtctagtagataaatctaatattgggAGTTCTCAACATCccatattagatggctctacttccTTTGTAACCGCGACTCATTTTGAGTCTTAGTTGTTTTTATGCAATATCTtacttacaaaaagaaaaaaactctctaactagcctAGCAACAAAAATTCAAATTACAATCTATAATGACTTTCCAGAAGGGATTAGATCACTGAAAGATGTAATTATTGACCAATTCTCATTGCACCCATTGAAAAAATACCAGCTTTAGCTTCATTTATAATTGTTCCTGCAAATCTGTGAAACTTATTATCCATTATTtttctattattttcttctcAAACTTCCTAACATAATGTAAAGATGACTGATGGTCATATTTTCCTTTTTCTGTTTCTCCCTCTTTTGAATTCCTAGGCTCAAGTTGAGCTGAAATTATGCCAGTCTTTGCACATCTAACATTAAAGCTACCAATGAAATATTCACATTTTTTTCCACATAGTCGTAACGTAGAAGTAAATGGTTTATGGATTCCGGTACTTGATGACATATAGAACGTTGTATATTACTGAGTTGACATCCTCTACTTATAAGATTATTTGTTGTCATAATAGCATTTTCTTTTGCTGCCCAAAAAATTTGCACATTAGACCAAGCACTATGGTAAGCGATTTCGCTTCACTATAAAATTGTAGCGAATCCAACTAGTATGGTCTTCCATATCGCTTTAAAGTAGCGATATCTCTTAGCTACACTTTAAAGTTGATCACATTTGATGCGTCTTGTAGCTAAGGGAAATTCTGCGTGCTTTTTCACTTTTTGGAAACTCCATGTCCGTGTGATTTCCAACGGATACTGAATATCTGATTCTGGTTTTCACTCTTATAAAAattctattttttcattttttttatttactaaaacttCTTTTTAACCTattatatctctttttttttttatctcttaatTATATTTTAACTTATACAAATATTCCactttaattaaaaataaaataaaataaggatatTGAGTTCCCCAGTTTGCACTATTTACACGAAAACTCAACTTCTGTGTTGTTCAGCTAAGGGATGCCTATAGTGAGATGAATTTTGGCGCATTTCGCTATGCTTCAAATAAGGGATAGCTAAGGGATATCCTTTACCGTTGTGCTTGGCATCAGGAGGAACAAATTTACCTAAATACTACctctgtttgtttttgttttcttaaagaTACtgtcactttttcaatttggcctatctTTAGACTAAAGTGAAAATatctttctttttctaaaaacAGGGGAAGTGAGTTTGAAAGGCATTTTTGTTGCTATGTCTTTATGTTGTGTGATTAACCAATCATGGCAGTTTTTTGCATTGAACACTACATTTTAGCTCATCTTCTTTCGTATCCAGATGAGTAAGAGTACCTAAAAAAGTAAAGGCTCCATGACCTTTAGAATCTCATATGATCTAACCATTTCTTCTCAGTATTACATTCCAGGAATCTCAAGATACCATATTATTGAGATTATCATTCTTCTGAGAAGAGATTTTAGAGAAGTCTTAGAAAAAATCTTCAAACATGGATTGTACTTCGACTTTGTCTTGCCAAAACTTGATGGCTACCCAATCCTGATATGTGTTGTTCTCATATCTTCAACAATGCCCTTTTGCGTTTGAATTCCTTCTTACAGTTTAAAGATACATCTACATGTGTATATGACCGGAAACATTAGGGTTCGGGTAAAAGTGACCTTAATTTAAAGGTATCTATTTGAACTTGTCATGTTACTTGAAAATCTATCGGAAATGGTtagatttttcttcaaatttcGTGGTGTGTCTATGTCGTTAGTCCTTGGTATGAAGTGTATGCTATCTGGTTAAATTATCCAAATTtgctaaaaaaaaatctccaaaacCAGTCATTTATCCTGCAACTGTTGTAACCGTTTCAATTCAACATCAATTTATTATTAATATACAAGGCTTGTCTCTTTCCCCGAAAGAAAAAAGTGGTTCAGAGGTTACAAAATAAACTCCTGAGTTTTTAGCCTTGCTAACCAACAATAGAGTAAATGTGATACCGTCAATTGactataattaaattaaagcccTGGCTTGGTAGTTCTGGTATCTGATTTAAGAGAACAAAATATTTTCGATTACTACGGCTTTGATAGCTGGCATAGTAACTTAGGGAGAATCTTCATTGTGAATATTCCTTGAGCAACATCTTGATAGGAATCTATGGTTTCTGGATGGTGACCATACTTTTAGCTTCAAACAAAGCCTATTTCCGCTCCCAAGATCACTTGTAGGCGTTTAGACCACGTAGCCCATGCAATAGCTACAAATCAATCGTCTAAACCACTTCTCAAACAGAACCATGTCAATAGCCATCAACATAGTACTTGAGCAATGACCATGCCCATTGATGCAAATTAGTCAATGTATAAATGCACCTCATGTGGTACATTTTGAATTATAGTCAAAACGTCAATGGATCTATTTCTAACAATAGAAATACCAAGAGGACATGGCCTCTCCGCTCTGTCCACCCAATTAGAGAAGATTCTACTTTCGAATTGACAAACCCAACCTCAAATTTTCAAGCAGTTAATAACACCACCAGTTTTGCATCGATATGTTGCGTAATTAATTGCAcacgaaaagaaaagaaaacatagtgTAAACCAAAGACCGGCCGTAACGATGTAATAAAAGGAAAAACCAAAAAGTAAGCGGCCGACAGTAACGGTATGACGCCTCCATAATACCAGTCCATGGGTCGATCGGCAAAACCAAATGGCCAAAATCTTAATCTTTAAGACGTATGATACGGTTGGCGGCACATCCTATAAGGCCACATGTTTAGAGTTTAGACAATATCTACGGTTGATCACGTCCATAAAATATCCGATTCTTAGAGGATAATTCCTAACCTAATTTTCTTACGCAAACTTTTACAAATACAATTTTCCGCGTACTCGATTTAACGATTACGCCTACATTTGGACAATTTTTTCTTTGCAAACCGATTTTATAAATATTTGGCAACAAAGCGGAGCCAAAAGCTTCACTAATCTTGTTAGGATACAGGAAAGAAAAAACAGGTTTGGAGACTTGGGCCCTAAAAACTTTTAGGCTTGTGAGCCAGGTTGATTGGGTGTGCAACTAGGCACCCCTGCTTTGAAATTGCTTGGTCCGGTAAATACAGACAATCATTCCCTTGCAAACCGAGTCAATCGGCGTCTTCCCAGCAACATGGGATGCAGACTACGGTAGATACAAAATGGAAACTGCTGGCCAACAACTACAGCTATAATAAAATCAACAAAACTGGAGTTGAATGCAAGCAAAGCAACAGCCCACCTGGCATATGATGTGGACAAAAGAAGGCGGTTCTAACAAAAGACACGTAGCTGTCTAAAATCGTTTGTTCAACAACACCGATTCGTGTCAGTAACTCAGTCTTAAAAATGGAAAGTGTAAAAAATATCGAGAAATCGTCTTATTACtggtaataaaataataataaaaattagaacTTCTAAATTAAAGACGGGGATATTGGTATAAATAACACAGAATGGCTTTGTCTTTCCACTCACTAAaaactttattttatacacagccagagagaaaaaaaagaagaacccAAGAAatttgaagaaggtggtggttgtTAATGTCGATTTAGACAAGAACCCCCAACAACAAGAAAAGGGTTTCTGAAGATTATTCTTAGTATCAGTCACTGGCATTATTGAGTTATTTTAAGGAGAAGTTCTGAAGATAAATTATCTTTGTTTATCTTGTTGTTTTAAACAAGGAGGAAGTTTCTGTGTTTGCTATTTAAGTCTGAAGAATTTTTCAAGGAGTTCAAGAAATTTCAAGGAAACAGAGAAAGATGGAGTGGTCTGGTTGTCTCAATGAATATGAAAAGCTTGTCATCAGAATGAACACACCAAGGTTTGTTTTCTCATCCTTCCCTTTTcttcaaacattttctgaaagTGGGTTTAATTTGgtaatttttgttatttttagagatttttttcttggagattttcttaacaaaaataaaaaaattcttagattttaaattttttttttaaatttgggATTTGAATGATGTTTTCTTTTGCAAAACGTAATTATCACCTTTATTTTTTTTCCCTTAATTTTCCATGGTCTCGTCAAAATTAGCCTGACTCTTCAATCCCTCAAAAGTTTGATTTGATCTTTCAATATTTCTAGAAGGTCTAATTTGGACTTCTTCCTCTGTTTAAAATTTGTTTTTTCTAATTTTTctctctttgatttcttctttacaGAGTTGAAATTGACAATGCTGTTTGTGCTTCTTCAACACTAGTCAAGGTAAATTTCACACATCCATCCTCATGTTTCTAAGATTTTAACCCTAAAAATTGGTTTCCAGTAAACTAATAATTCATTGTTCCATTTCAGATTGACAGTGCCCAAAAGGATGGAATTCTGTTAGAAGCTGTTCAAATCCTTACAGATCTCAACCTGTCCATCAAAAAGGCTTACATATCCTCTGATGGAAGATGGTTCATGGATGGTAAGAAGCACATACCCCCCTCTCTGTTTCTTTCTCAAACGCATTTGTTCTGTTTTTTCAGTTTTCTAATTAAATGCTTGTTCTGTGTGCTTGCTTCAGTTTTTCATGTGACGGATCAAAACGGCAACAAACTCACTGATGAGAGCGTGATCAATTACATTGAACAGTCTTTCAACACGAGCAACAACACTGTGAAACCCAACGAGTTGAATGGACTAACCGTGTTGGAATTAACAGGGACTGATAGATTAGGTTTACTCTCAGAGGTTTTCGCTGTTCTATCTGATCTTCAGTGTAATGTTGTTGAATCGAAAGTCTGGACACACAATGGAAGAATTGCATCTTTGATTTATGTTAAGGATATTGATTCTGGTTGTCCAATTGAAGATTCATTGAAAATCAGCAAAATCGAAAGCCGATTAAGGAATGTTCTTAAAGGGGATAATGATATTAGAAGCGCTAAAACTACAGTTTCTTCTATTGCTGTTACTCATACTGAGAGAAGGCTTCACCAAATGATGTTTGCTGACCGTGATTACGAGAAGAAACCCGACGATGATTCGCCTATTGTTACAGTTCAGAATTGGGCTGAGAGGGGTTATTCTGTGGTTAATGTTATGTGTAAAGACAGACCTAAGTTATTTTTCGACGTCGTTTGTACGTTGACTGATATGCAGTATGTTGTCTTCCACGGCACAATTGATACAACAGGAAACCAAGCTCAACAGGAGTTTTACATCAGACATAGTGATGGAACCCCAATTAGTTCAGAAGCTGAAAGACAACGAGTCATTCAGTGTTTGGTAGCTTCCATTGAGAGAAGGGCATCTGAGGTAATTTCGTAGTCCCTGTCAATTAATCATTTCATTTCTAGGCAATTGCAGCTCTGTTTGAAATTTGATTCATTTTTGATCAAGTGCTAATAATATCTGGTCTTTGTTTGATTGTTACCAGGGTGTAAGGCTTGAGTTATGCACGGCAGATCGACAAGGGTTGCTATCTGATGTTACACGGACTTTTCGCGAAAATGGATTAAATGTTGCAAGAGCAGAAATCTCAACCAAAGATGACATGGCCCTTGATACTTTCTACGTGACAGACACAGCCGGCTATCAAGTTTCTTCTAAAACAATCGAAGAAGTTCGCGAAAGAATAGGACTAGATGATCTAATTGTGAAAGATCCACCATGTTCTATTCCAAAAGTTTCATGGGATGATTCTCCGGCCGGCGGCGGAGTTGGCGGTGCAGTATTAGTATCCTTGGGAAGTTTAGTTAGAAGGCATCTATACAGtttgagttctattattcatagagcttaaggggggggggggagagAATTCAACCATAGAAGACAGAGTTAACAAGAGAAaaagcaagatgaagaagaagaatatacgCAGTAATAGTAGGAGGAGGAAAATTAAAAAGTTAAGCAGAATTAGGAAGGGAGGGAAATGGGAATATACTTTGCTTGAAGAATTGGGGTTCAATTTGTACATAAAGATTTTATTATTCAAAAGGCTTGGGAAAGGAATGAAAATGAAATTTGGGGTCCAAGTAGTAGTAGTTGATTTATAGTTAGGGTTTGGTTGGTTGAAAATTGAGGTCCCCCATTCTCCATCTGTGTTTTTGATTCTTGAATTTGAAAAGGGGAGGGAAATACTTGAAGGCTAAGATTTGGATAATTCTGTGGActgtggtggtggtggggatgcGAATTTAGCTGGCAACAAAGACAGGTGAAGAGAGTTGGTAGAAAAGTGAAGATCTAAAAGAAAAATCTTAGATTGGATTGTTTGGGGTGTGTTTTCATGGTTTTACAGGTTTTTTTACACCGACAGTTGATTTGTATATAGTTATGATGATGACTTTCATTTGTTAGTTGCAACCAActtaggagaagaagaagaagaaattagtggTTGACATTTGTGGATTTCTCTCTATATTAATCAGATCTAATCTATTTTTAAGTCTCATTCTAATCTAAGCTTATTATGTTGATTCTCTTGTTATGTTTGTTCGTGGGGTTAAGTTCCTTTTAGCTGTTGCTAATGTGACAAATCGAATTTGGAGATGCAGAAGCATCTTGCCAGTACTAATTAAGAAAGCATCTTGGAATCAGACCACGCCATATTGCACACTTAGACGGCCTAAGTCACACCATATGACGACATAttacattttttcttttttgttgtcgTGATATATATATGCAACTGTTCTATGCTTACCGACGGAAAATTCTTCCGCCtccatttttggaaaaatggtaCCTCATATCTCTTTTTCATTTTTGGCTAATAAgataaataaaaggaaagaatTATCAAAGCATCATTTTTCCTAAAACGGAAAGTGTATTATATCTTCCTAAAATTTTTGAAAGGCATAACTTGATTCAGGTTTAGGCGGTGAATGTTATAGGTCATACAATTCTATATTTCAAATTAAAAACAAGATTTGTATCTATAAGTTTCATCAGATTTTACCAGATTTTTGC
The nucleotide sequence above comes from Papaver somniferum cultivar HN1 chromosome 8, ASM357369v1, whole genome shotgun sequence. Encoded proteins:
- the LOC113304732 gene encoding ACT domain-containing protein ACR8-like; translation: MEWSGCLNEYEKLVIRMNTPRVEIDNAVCASSTLVKIDSAQKDGILLEAVQILTDLNLSIKKAYISSDGRWFMDVFHVTDQNGNKLTDESVINYIEQSFNTSNNTVKPNELNGLTVLELTGTDRLGLLSEVFAVLSDLQCNVVESKVWTHNGRIASLIYVKDIDSGCPIEDSLKISKIESRLRNVLKGDNDIRSAKTTVSSIAVTHTERRLHQMMFADRDYEKKPDDDSPIVTVQNWAERGYSVVNVMCKDRPKLFFDVVCTLTDMQYVVFHGTIDTTGNQAQQEFYIRHSDGTPISSEAERQRVIQCLVASIERRASEGVRLELCTADRQGLLSDVTRTFRENGLNVARAEISTKDDMALDTFYVTDTAGYQVSSKTIEEVRERIGLDDLIVKDPPCSIPKVSWDDSPAGGGVGGAVLVSLGSLVRRHLYSLSSIIHRA